Proteins encoded by one window of Pseudomonas sp. LS44:
- a CDS encoding DUF4136 domain-containing protein, with protein sequence MSLRLLVLSFVLLLSGCESVQLSRDYDSARDFGAYRSFTWKQPALLYTPDDPRIKSDLTEQRIRQATEQQLDQRGVRVAPTGGRGDLLVQTALIVEQQQNQVSTSYGGYWGGYWNGYWGGPAVTETRNVTYKVATLQIDLYDAKDGKLVWRGSGEQIMRSAPPSPQEREAAIRETIGKILTQYPPH encoded by the coding sequence ATGTCGTTACGTCTGTTAGTCCTGTCTTTTGTACTCCTGCTGAGTGGCTGCGAATCCGTGCAGCTGAGCCGCGATTACGATTCCGCCCGTGACTTCGGCGCCTACCGCAGCTTTACCTGGAAGCAACCGGCACTGCTCTACACTCCGGACGATCCGCGGATCAAAAGCGACCTCACCGAACAGCGCATTCGCCAGGCCACCGAGCAGCAGCTCGACCAACGTGGCGTGCGCGTCGCGCCGACCGGTGGTCGCGGCGACCTGCTGGTGCAAACCGCGCTGATCGTAGAACAGCAGCAAAACCAGGTCAGCACCAGCTACGGCGGTTACTGGGGCGGTTACTGGAATGGCTATTGGGGCGGCCCCGCGGTCACCGAAACCCGCAACGTGACCTACAAAGTCGCCACCCTGCAGATCGACCTGTACGACGCCAAAGACGGCAAACTCGTCTGGCGCGGCAGCGGCGAGCAGATCATGCGCAGCGCCCCACCGAGCCCGCAGGAGCGCGAGGCGGCGATTCGCGAAACGATCGGCAAGATCCTCACCCAGTACCCGCCGCACTGA
- a CDS encoding DsrE family protein — protein MPAASAPRVLILVTSGPSTPARCAAPFHTATLLACMDAQVTLFLSGEGAQLARQTVADTLYAAPGGEPLRHFIQQAKEAGVRLLMCRAPGVEIDPQTLIPELDDITSGGELAQMILEFDRVLSL, from the coding sequence ATGCCCGCCGCATCCGCGCCACGCGTGCTGATTCTGGTCACCAGCGGGCCAAGCACGCCGGCGCGCTGCGCGGCGCCGTTTCACACCGCCACCCTGCTGGCCTGCATGGACGCCCAAGTGACGCTGTTTCTCAGTGGCGAAGGCGCGCAGCTGGCACGCCAGACGGTCGCCGACACGCTGTACGCCGCGCCGGGCGGCGAGCCGCTGCGACACTTTATCCAGCAAGCCAAAGAAGCCGGTGTGCGCCTGCTGATGTGCCGCGCGCCGGGCGTTGAGATCGACCCGCAGACGCTGATCCCTGAGCTGGACGACATCACCAGCGGCGGCGAACTGGCGCAGATGATCCTCGAATTCGACCGGGTGCTGAGCCTATGA
- a CDS encoding glycine cleavage system protein H → MNLHGLEFPDALLYAPDYNLWLQEEPDHSLTIGLSAYGCAVYGQIFAFTPKRNGQHIERDRGFGVVEFAKAASSARSPLSGVLLDSNEAVVRRPALINQDCYGAGWMIRLQPDDWPEARSQLLSGATALAAFAERMRLDNFDPDDTGVQALRP, encoded by the coding sequence ATGAACCTGCACGGCCTGGAGTTTCCCGACGCGTTGCTCTACGCCCCGGACTACAACCTGTGGCTGCAGGAAGAGCCCGATCACAGTCTGACCATCGGCCTCAGCGCCTACGGCTGCGCGGTGTATGGGCAGATCTTCGCCTTCACCCCCAAGCGCAACGGCCAACACATCGAGCGCGACCGCGGCTTCGGCGTGGTCGAATTCGCCAAGGCCGCCTCCTCGGCGCGCAGCCCGCTGAGCGGCGTACTGCTAGACAGCAACGAGGCGGTGGTGCGGCGCCCGGCGCTGATCAATCAGGACTGCTACGGCGCCGGCTGGATGATCCGCCTGCAGCCCGACGACTGGCCGGAAGCACGCAGCCAGCTGCTCAGCGGCGCCACCGCCCTGGCCGCCTTCGCCGAACGCATGCGCCTCGACAACTTCGATCCCGACGACACCGGCGTCCAAGCGCTCCGACCCTAA